One Borrelia sp. A-FGy1 DNA window includes the following coding sequences:
- a CDS encoding helix-turn-helix domain-containing protein, whose product MSANKAYKYRIYPNANQKKYFSKVFGCVRFLYNKMLSDKKDYYEKNKQ is encoded by the coding sequence ATGAGTGCTAATAAAGCTTATAAATATAGAATATATCCTAACGCTAATCAAAAAAAATACTTTTCAAAGGTATTTGGATGTGTAAGATTTTTGTATAACAAAATGTTAAGTGATAAGAAAGATTATTATGAAAAAAATAAACAAAG